One Diabrotica virgifera virgifera chromosome 3, PGI_DIABVI_V3a genomic window carries:
- the LOC114335304 gene encoding uncharacterized protein LOC114335304, which produces MASKGLLRNLNNYSKFCNFSSINRALSSGKIIYNKSQSSGGSIPNVPGLSDNCVKVPSSPVGPGAAKNTEYKNPEYFCYDKNSYFEAEVEMLEHRCPQPSVHVPYYPTSK; this is translated from the exons ATGGCAAGTAAAGGGCTTTTAAGGAATTTAAATAATTATAGCAAGTTTTGTAACTTTTCAAGTATAAACAGAGCTTTATCATCAGGCAAGATAATTTACAATAAATCACAATCTTCTGGTGGTTCTATTCCTAATGTACCTGGCCTTTCTGACAATTGTGTAAAA GTACCCAGCTCACCTGTAGGTCCTGGAGCTGCAAAAAATACTGAGTATAAGAATCCAGAATACTTCTGTTATGATAAAAACAGTTACTTCGAAGCTGAAGTAGAAATGCTAGAACATCGTTGCCCCCAACCATCTGTGCATGTACCATACTATCCTACCTCCAAATAG